Proteins found in one Bacillus subtilis subsp. subtilis str. 168 genomic segment:
- the lipC gene encoding spore coat phospholipase B (Evidence 1a: Function from experimental evidences in the studied strain; PubMedId: 9334321, 17220230, 20057119; Product type e: enzyme) translates to MVLRYTALGDSLTTGRGSGLFSPGFVQRFGDMMEADLKTRTAINIFARSGLNTEEILGLLSYPYVQKCIRDADMITITGCGNDLIDSVLAYQTSKDETIFSRVSAHCHENFEKMIAKVAEIKGENPSPYAIRVFNLYNPFPEIDIAGKWITSFNSHLETLASAPHVKIADAYSIFKGKEQEYLSFDGVHPNSKGYQAMAEAVHKLGYKELSVS, encoded by the coding sequence ATGGTGCTTCGATATACAGCTCTGGGCGATTCCTTGACGACAGGGAGAGGCTCCGGGCTGTTTTCACCCGGCTTCGTCCAGCGTTTTGGGGACATGATGGAAGCTGACTTGAAAACAAGAACGGCAATAAACATATTTGCCAGATCAGGTCTGAATACAGAAGAGATTTTGGGACTCCTGTCATATCCCTATGTGCAAAAATGTATTCGAGATGCTGATATGATAACGATCACAGGGTGCGGAAACGATCTCATCGATTCGGTCTTAGCCTACCAAACCTCTAAGGATGAAACGATTTTCAGCCGTGTATCCGCCCATTGCCATGAGAATTTTGAAAAGATGATTGCCAAAGTCGCCGAGATTAAAGGAGAAAATCCTTCCCCGTACGCCATTCGTGTGTTCAACTTATACAATCCGTTTCCCGAAATTGATATCGCCGGCAAATGGATCACTTCGTTTAATTCACATTTAGAAACACTTGCATCAGCACCCCATGTCAAAATCGCGGATGCCTATAGCATCTTCAAAGGCAAAGAACAGGAATATCTGTCCTTTGACGGTGTCCATCCGAACAGCAAAGGCTATCAAGCGATGGCTGAAGCCGTTCACAAGCTAGGCTATAAAGAATTATCAGTTTCATAG
- the yczI gene encoding hypothetical protein (Evidence 4: Unknown function but conserved in other organisms), with product MFRIFKMSFAVIIIILALIAFNYTEHTSVIQSVMLVFLGAVMFMQGLEERKKENDGSGAFNIYTAVFVWSVSLIGFTLHII from the coding sequence TTGTTTCGGATTTTTAAAATGTCTTTTGCGGTTATCATTATTATACTGGCGCTTATTGCTTTTAACTATACGGAACACACCTCTGTAATCCAATCGGTCATGCTCGTCTTTCTTGGTGCGGTCATGTTTATGCAGGGGCTTGAAGAGCGCAAAAAAGAAAATGACGGCTCAGGCGCTTTTAATATTTATACCGCCGTTTTTGTATGGTCTGTCTCCCTTATCGGTTTTACACTTCATATTATATAA
- the yczJ gene encoding hypothetical protein (Evidence 4: Unknown function but conserved in other organisms): MVREAAMLHIKEGLEQEFEDAFRQAAPIISGMKGYITHSLSKCMEETHKYLLLVEWETLEDHTEGFRGSSEYQEWKALLHRFYTPFPTVEHFQDV, translated from the coding sequence ATGGTCAGAGAGGCAGCAATGCTTCACATTAAAGAAGGCCTTGAACAAGAGTTTGAGGATGCATTCCGGCAAGCTGCGCCGATTATTTCCGGCATGAAGGGCTATATCACTCACTCGTTATCAAAATGCATGGAGGAAACGCATAAATATCTGCTTCTTGTGGAGTGGGAAACACTTGAGGACCATACGGAAGGCTTTCGCGGTTCTTCAGAGTATCAAGAGTGGAAAGCCTTGCTTCATCGGTTCTATACCCCGTTCCCGACGGTCGAGCATTTTCAGGATGTGTAA
- the pbpC gene encoding penicillin-binding lipoprotein 3; transpeptidase (Evidence 1a: Function from experimental evidences in the studied strain; PubMedId: 8830698, 10648534; Product type lp: lipoprotein) has protein sequence MLKKCILLVFLCVGLIGLIGCSKTDSPEDRMEAFVKQWNDQQFDDMYQSLTKDVKKEISKKDFVNRYKAIYEQAGVKNLKVTAGEVDKDDQDNKTMKHIPYKVSMNTNAGKVSFKNTAVLKLEKTDDEESWNIDWDPSFIFKQLADDKTVQIMSIEPKRGQIYDKNGKGLAVNTDVPEIGIVPGELGDKKEKVIKELAKKLDLTEDDIKKKLDQGWVKDDSFVPLKKVKPDQEKLVSEATSLQGVTRTNVSSRYYPYGEKTAHLTGYVRAITAEELKKKKEGTYSDTSNIGIAGLENVYEDKLRGTTGWKIYVPQTGEVIAEKKAKDGEDLHLTIDIKTQMKLYDELKDDSGAAVALQPKTGETLALVSAPSYDPNGFIFGWSDKEWKKLNKDKNNPFSAKFNKTYAPGSTIKPIAAAIGIKNGTLKADEKKTIKGKEWQKDSSWGGYSVTRVSERLQQVDLENALITSDNIYFAQNALDMGADTFTKGLKTFGFSEDVPYEFPIQKSSIANDKLDSDILLADTGYGQGQMQMSPLHLATAYTPFVDNGDLVKPTLIKKDSQTADVWHKQVVTKEGAADITKGLKGVVEDERGSAYQPVVKGITVAGKTGTAELKTSKDDKDGTENGWFVGYDYENKDLLVAMMIQNVQDRGGSHYVVEKAKKQFQSN, from the coding sequence ATGTTAAAAAAGTGTATTCTACTAGTATTTCTATGCGTCGGATTGATTGGGTTAATCGGATGCTCCAAAACAGATTCACCAGAGGATCGCATGGAAGCATTCGTGAAACAGTGGAACGATCAGCAATTCGATGACATGTATCAAAGCCTGACTAAAGATGTCAAAAAAGAAATCTCCAAAAAAGATTTCGTCAACAGGTATAAAGCCATCTATGAGCAGGCCGGCGTAAAAAATTTGAAAGTCACTGCGGGAGAAGTAGATAAGGACGATCAAGACAACAAGACGATGAAACATATCCCGTATAAAGTCAGCATGAACACAAATGCCGGCAAAGTCAGCTTCAAGAATACTGCTGTGCTGAAATTAGAAAAAACAGATGACGAGGAGTCATGGAATATAGATTGGGACCCATCGTTTATTTTCAAGCAGCTGGCTGACGACAAAACCGTGCAAATTATGAGCATTGAACCGAAACGAGGCCAAATTTACGATAAAAATGGAAAAGGCTTAGCCGTCAATACAGATGTTCCGGAAATTGGAATTGTTCCCGGAGAGCTTGGCGATAAAAAAGAGAAAGTCATAAAAGAACTCGCCAAAAAACTTGATTTGACTGAAGACGACATCAAGAAAAAGCTGGATCAAGGCTGGGTAAAAGACGATTCGTTTGTGCCGCTCAAAAAGGTCAAGCCTGACCAGGAGAAATTAGTTTCTGAAGCGACGTCATTACAAGGCGTAACAAGAACGAATGTCAGCTCCCGCTACTATCCGTATGGCGAAAAGACAGCCCATTTGACAGGCTATGTCCGCGCCATTACAGCGGAAGAACTGAAGAAAAAGAAAGAAGGAACGTACAGCGATACGTCTAACATCGGTATCGCCGGACTTGAAAATGTGTATGAAGACAAGCTAAGAGGCACAACTGGCTGGAAAATCTACGTGCCGCAAACCGGGGAAGTCATCGCTGAAAAGAAAGCAAAGGACGGCGAGGATCTTCACCTCACAATTGATATCAAAACGCAAATGAAGCTGTATGATGAACTGAAGGATGACAGCGGGGCGGCAGTCGCGCTGCAGCCGAAGACAGGCGAAACACTCGCCCTTGTCAGCGCGCCTTCCTACGATCCAAACGGATTTATTTTCGGCTGGAGCGATAAGGAATGGAAAAAGCTAAACAAAGATAAAAACAATCCGTTTTCAGCGAAATTCAATAAGACATACGCGCCAGGTTCTACCATTAAACCGATTGCGGCTGCTATTGGAATCAAAAACGGCACCCTTAAAGCCGATGAGAAGAAAACAATCAAAGGCAAGGAGTGGCAAAAAGATTCAAGCTGGGGCGGCTATTCAGTGACACGTGTGTCTGAGAGACTTCAACAAGTCGATTTGGAAAACGCCCTTATTACGTCAGACAATATTTATTTTGCCCAGAATGCGCTTGATATGGGAGCGGACACCTTTACAAAAGGCTTGAAGACATTCGGTTTTTCAGAGGACGTTCCGTACGAATTCCCGATCCAGAAATCGTCTATTGCAAATGACAAGCTTGATTCAGACATTTTGCTTGCGGATACAGGCTACGGACAAGGGCAAATGCAAATGTCTCCGCTTCACTTGGCAACTGCTTACACGCCATTTGTTGACAATGGAGACCTTGTCAAACCGACGCTGATCAAAAAAGATTCACAAACAGCTGATGTTTGGCACAAGCAAGTGGTCACGAAGGAAGGAGCGGCAGACATTACAAAAGGTCTGAAAGGCGTTGTGGAAGATGAGCGCGGATCAGCGTATCAGCCTGTCGTGAAAGGAATCACAGTGGCTGGAAAAACAGGAACAGCCGAGCTGAAAACATCAAAAGATGATAAAGACGGCACGGAAAATGGCTGGTTTGTCGGCTACGATTACGAAAACAAAGACCTGCTTGTCGCCATGATGATCCAAAATGTGCAGGACCGCGGCGGCAGCCACTATGTCGTTGAGAAAGCGAAAAAGCAATTTCAATCGAATTAA
- the ycsN gene encoding putative oxidoreductase (Evidence 3: Putative function from multiple computational evidences; PubMedId: 22720735; Product type e: enzyme), giving the protein MQRIQLAEDLQFSRVIHGLWRLNEWNYSDAELLSLIEWCIDHGITTFDHADIYGGYTCEKLFGNALALSPGLRENIELVTKCGIVLESPERPAHRSHHYNTSKSHILASVEQSLMNLRTDYIDMLLIHRPDPLMDPEGVAEAFQALKCSGKVRYFGVSNFKDHQYRMLESYLPEKLVTNQIELSAYELENMLDGTLNLCQEKRIPPMAWSPLAGGKVFTENTDKDRRVRTALESVQGEIGAASLDEVMYAWLYTHPAGIMPIVGSGKRERISAAINALSYKLDQDQWFRIFTAVQGYDIP; this is encoded by the coding sequence ATGCAGCGTATTCAATTGGCGGAGGATCTTCAATTTTCAAGAGTCATACACGGGCTTTGGCGGCTGAATGAATGGAACTATTCAGATGCTGAACTTCTAAGCCTCATTGAATGGTGTATCGATCACGGCATCACGACCTTTGATCATGCGGATATTTATGGAGGCTATACGTGCGAAAAGCTGTTTGGAAACGCCCTTGCCCTTTCGCCTGGATTAAGAGAAAACATAGAGTTGGTCACAAAATGCGGTATCGTTCTTGAATCGCCTGAACGGCCCGCTCACAGATCGCATCATTATAACACAAGCAAATCGCATATTTTGGCATCCGTTGAGCAATCGCTTATGAACCTTAGGACGGATTATATCGATATGCTTTTGATTCACAGACCGGACCCGCTCATGGATCCGGAGGGGGTAGCAGAGGCGTTTCAGGCCTTGAAATGCTCTGGCAAGGTCAGGTACTTTGGCGTTTCAAATTTTAAAGATCACCAGTATCGGATGCTGGAATCATATTTGCCTGAGAAGCTCGTAACCAACCAGATTGAGCTTTCCGCATACGAATTAGAAAATATGCTCGACGGCACTTTGAACCTGTGCCAGGAAAAACGGATTCCGCCGATGGCTTGGTCGCCTCTGGCAGGCGGCAAAGTATTCACTGAAAACACGGATAAAGACCGACGTGTCCGTACGGCGCTTGAATCCGTCCAAGGGGAAATCGGCGCCGCTTCATTGGACGAGGTGATGTACGCATGGCTGTATACGCATCCGGCCGGCATCATGCCGATTGTCGGAAGCGGAAAGCGCGAGCGGATTTCCGCCGCGATAAATGCGTTGTCATACAAGCTTGACCAGGATCAATGGTTCCGCATTTTTACAGCCGTACAGGGTTACGATATTCCATAA
- the mtlR gene encoding transcriptional regulator, PTS-dependent activator (Evidence 1a: Function from experimental evidences in the studied strain; PubMedId: 12897001, 23279188, 24196428, 26159071; Product type r: regulator), with protein MYMTAREQKLLKHLLLQNRYITVTELAELMQVSTRTIHRELKSIKPLMETVGLTLDKQPGKGLKAVGSPEGKQKLLTDLSYEQHEYSADERKLLILCSLLESQEPVKLYTLAHDLQVTNATVSYDLDELEKWISPFGLTLIRKRGFGIQLIGPENAKRKIVGNLIVNRLDIQMFLEAVELNIKGKTDSSEKMFGVVSKGELLKMERILFQLKEKIAFSLSDSSYIALVVHLTYAIERIKLGETITMEQNELEELMNAKEYSSALEIAGELERAFGVTIPEAEVGYITIHLRSANRKYKTEYKAQEIELETALQTKRLIAFISDKIRMDLTKNYSLYEGLIAHLEPAVSRIKENIEIYNPMKEQIKRDYFLLYMAIEEGVEKYFPGMSFSDDEIAFIVLHFGSALEIKKEEAKVKALVVCSSGIGSSKMLASRLKKELPEIESFDMSSLIELKGKDVQAYDMIVSTVPIPYENIDYIMVSPLLNEEDANQVKQYIKRKIPLILNKKRSSKEEAQQADVPDMLEAAESIGRYMEVIQDVLRHFTLAQLKTNPDHSMLLLELFQQLKKDGLIRDPEKAAVCLAEREKQGGLGIPGTNMALYHLKNDEIVLPFFKMFDLSTPYEVDGMDGNTLRMTRILVMMAPGSLSAEGSEILSAISSAIIESGESMAGFQEEGGQELYQRLNRIFFTWMKEKNIL; from the coding sequence ATGTATATGACTGCCAGAGAACAAAAGCTGTTAAAGCACTTATTATTACAAAACAGATATATAACCGTAACTGAGCTTGCTGAGCTGATGCAAGTCAGCACGAGAACCATTCACAGGGAACTCAAATCAATTAAACCGCTGATGGAAACCGTGGGGCTTACGTTAGATAAACAGCCCGGTAAAGGGTTGAAAGCAGTGGGAAGTCCCGAGGGTAAACAAAAGCTGCTTACTGATTTATCATATGAACAGCATGAATACAGCGCCGACGAACGGAAACTGCTCATTCTTTGTTCGTTATTAGAGTCTCAGGAGCCCGTCAAACTGTACACGCTTGCTCATGATCTCCAGGTGACGAATGCCACGGTCAGCTATGACTTAGATGAGCTCGAGAAGTGGATTTCTCCCTTTGGACTGACACTGATCCGCAAAAGAGGTTTTGGCATCCAGCTCATAGGGCCGGAGAATGCGAAACGGAAAATTGTCGGCAACTTGATTGTGAACCGTCTCGACATCCAAATGTTTTTGGAAGCGGTTGAATTAAACATCAAAGGAAAAACCGATTCTTCAGAGAAAATGTTCGGGGTTGTCAGCAAAGGTGAGCTGTTAAAAATGGAGCGCATCTTATTTCAGCTCAAAGAAAAAATCGCTTTTTCATTGTCCGACAGCTCCTATATAGCGCTCGTCGTCCATCTGACGTATGCGATCGAACGAATTAAGCTTGGGGAAACTATCACCATGGAGCAAAATGAGCTTGAGGAACTGATGAATGCGAAGGAATACAGCTCCGCTCTTGAAATCGCGGGCGAGCTTGAACGTGCCTTCGGCGTGACGATTCCAGAGGCGGAGGTCGGCTATATTACAATCCATCTTCGAAGCGCCAATCGAAAATACAAAACAGAATACAAAGCGCAGGAAATTGAGCTGGAAACAGCCCTGCAAACAAAGCGGCTCATTGCTTTTATTTCAGACAAAATCAGAATGGATCTGACGAAAAACTACTCTTTATATGAAGGCTTGATTGCCCATTTGGAGCCGGCCGTCAGCCGCATAAAAGAAAATATTGAGATATACAATCCGATGAAGGAACAGATCAAGCGCGATTATTTTCTGCTTTATATGGCGATCGAAGAAGGTGTCGAAAAGTATTTTCCGGGCATGTCCTTTTCTGATGATGAAATCGCTTTTATCGTTCTTCACTTTGGCTCGGCTCTTGAAATCAAAAAAGAAGAAGCAAAAGTGAAAGCGCTTGTCGTCTGCTCAAGCGGGATCGGCTCCTCGAAAATGCTTGCCTCCAGACTGAAAAAAGAGCTGCCGGAAATTGAATCGTTTGATATGTCATCTCTGATCGAGCTAAAGGGGAAGGATGTTCAAGCCTATGATATGATTGTGTCCACTGTACCGATTCCTTATGAAAACATTGATTACATCATGGTCAGCCCACTATTAAATGAGGAAGACGCAAACCAGGTCAAGCAGTATATCAAGCGGAAGATTCCCCTTATTCTTAACAAAAAAAGAAGCTCGAAGGAAGAGGCGCAGCAAGCTGATGTACCTGACATGCTGGAGGCGGCGGAAAGCATAGGGCGGTATATGGAAGTTATCCAAGATGTTCTGCGCCATTTTACGCTAGCTCAACTCAAAACAAACCCGGACCATAGCATGCTTCTGCTAGAGCTTTTTCAACAGCTGAAGAAGGATGGCCTGATCCGTGATCCGGAAAAAGCCGCGGTTTGCCTGGCTGAGCGGGAGAAACAAGGGGGATTGGGAATCCCCGGAACAAACATGGCGCTTTATCATCTCAAAAATGATGAAATCGTCCTGCCTTTTTTCAAAATGTTTGATCTCAGCACCCCCTATGAAGTGGATGGCATGGACGGAAATACCCTCAGGATGACACGCATTCTCGTCATGATGGCGCCTGGCTCATTATCTGCTGAAGGCTCGGAGATTTTAAGCGCGATCAGCTCGGCAATTATCGAGAGCGGAGAAAGCATGGCGGGGTTTCAGGAAGAAGGAGGACAAGAATTGTATCAGCGGTTAAACCGCATATTTTTCACATGGATGAAAGAAAAAAACATACTGTAA
- the ydaB gene encoding putative acyl-CoA ligase (Evidence 3: Putative function from multiple computational evidences; Product type e: enzyme): METLQHLILHDMPNSEEIEAVKSGDHTLTYKGYRKRINQLANAMLQKGIQKGDRVALLCKNGHPASTVMFAALEIGAVVVPVSWQLKPYEMTGILKASEPKAMFYGAEFKEILDEVLPELSSLCVTMETGTAYETSAEFEALFAGPDHLPETEMVSPDDTALLMFTSGTTGNPKRCMITHGGIYRYVKKSNSSIARMKGLRFLACHPIYHTSALICIMLGTFAETTFVFTKDQDPVHMLKVIEEEKIQTVMALPVFYTYLLEAWEKHQTDLSSLVILMTGGTKVPSSLISRYLDIGIPLAHGYGSTEAWGISTWTPDMGMDKAASAGKPVAGVKVKVEDPLTGEELPQGEIGEIVVHTPFLFKGYEDNPEATAKVLQNGWFRTGDSGYVDEDGFIFITGRYKDVIIYGGDNVYPDQVEEVIQQIPGILETAVVGIPDPLYGEKPKAFIVKNGGQRITEEDVIAFCKERLSAYKIPEVEFVNELPKNNLGKVKKDVLRNQAVHS; encoded by the coding sequence ATGGAAACATTACAGCATCTGATTCTGCATGACATGCCGAATAGCGAAGAAATAGAGGCTGTAAAAAGCGGAGACCATACACTGACATATAAAGGTTACCGTAAACGGATTAATCAGCTGGCGAATGCCATGCTTCAAAAAGGAATTCAAAAGGGCGACCGTGTTGCATTGCTTTGCAAAAACGGCCATCCCGCCTCAACTGTTATGTTCGCCGCACTTGAAATAGGTGCTGTTGTCGTACCTGTCAGCTGGCAGCTGAAACCATATGAAATGACAGGCATTTTAAAAGCAAGTGAACCAAAAGCGATGTTTTACGGAGCGGAGTTTAAAGAGATACTGGATGAAGTTCTTCCTGAATTGTCCTCACTGTGTGTAACAATGGAAACAGGAACAGCTTACGAAACATCTGCTGAATTTGAAGCGCTGTTTGCAGGTCCTGATCATTTGCCAGAGACGGAAATGGTTTCACCTGATGATACAGCACTTCTGATGTTTACATCTGGAACAACGGGAAACCCGAAAAGATGCATGATTACACATGGCGGCATATACAGATACGTTAAAAAATCCAACAGCTCAATAGCACGTATGAAGGGCCTTCGTTTTCTCGCGTGCCATCCGATTTATCATACGAGTGCGCTCATTTGCATCATGCTTGGAACGTTTGCAGAAACAACATTTGTGTTTACAAAGGATCAAGATCCTGTTCACATGCTGAAGGTCATTGAAGAAGAGAAGATTCAGACCGTGATGGCTCTTCCTGTGTTCTACACGTATTTGCTTGAGGCGTGGGAAAAGCACCAAACTGACTTATCTTCGCTTGTTATTTTAATGACAGGCGGAACAAAAGTGCCGAGCAGCCTAATAAGCCGCTATCTTGATATTGGCATTCCGCTTGCGCATGGCTATGGAAGTACTGAGGCTTGGGGCATCAGCACATGGACGCCTGATATGGGAATGGATAAAGCGGCATCTGCAGGAAAACCTGTGGCAGGTGTTAAAGTCAAAGTGGAAGATCCTCTGACCGGAGAAGAACTTCCTCAAGGAGAAATCGGCGAAATCGTTGTTCATACTCCATTCTTATTTAAAGGCTATGAAGACAATCCTGAAGCAACAGCGAAAGTGCTGCAAAATGGATGGTTTAGAACCGGAGATTCAGGATATGTAGATGAAGATGGCTTTATTTTCATCACGGGACGCTACAAGGATGTCATTATTTACGGAGGCGATAACGTCTATCCTGATCAGGTTGAAGAAGTTATCCAGCAGATCCCGGGAATCCTTGAAACGGCTGTGGTCGGTATTCCTGACCCGCTTTACGGTGAAAAACCGAAAGCTTTTATCGTGAAAAATGGCGGCCAGCGCATCACGGAAGAGGATGTCATCGCATTTTGTAAAGAACGCCTGTCCGCTTACAAAATACCTGAAGTTGAATTTGTTAACGAACTGCCGAAAAACAACCTTGGCAAGGTGAAAAAAGACGTCCTGCGCAATCAGGCTGTACATTCATAA
- the ydaC gene encoding putative methyltransferase (Evidence 3: Putative function from multiple computational evidences; Product type e: enzyme): MIAGYIMAAENQTLNQWTINQLGITRGDSILEVGFGPGYCMQQMLKREKDVHLHGIDVSEAMLKLAARRVKPKGVRLIQGSIETFPLPASFYDKVISVNNYTIWNDQTKGIKQIYRALKPGGKAAITMQPREADASPEKTKSFGRQMIADFKAAGFEDIDIQFKNIKPELSVCATAKKPAT; this comes from the coding sequence ATGATTGCCGGGTACATCATGGCTGCTGAAAATCAAACACTGAATCAGTGGACAATCAATCAGCTGGGTATCACGCGCGGGGACAGCATTTTAGAAGTCGGGTTTGGCCCGGGATACTGCATGCAGCAGATGCTGAAACGCGAGAAGGATGTTCATCTTCATGGGATTGATGTATCAGAGGCCATGCTGAAGCTGGCCGCCCGCAGAGTGAAACCAAAGGGCGTACGCCTGATACAAGGAAGCATCGAGACATTTCCTCTCCCCGCCTCGTTTTATGATAAAGTGATTTCCGTTAACAACTACACCATTTGGAATGACCAAACAAAAGGCATAAAACAGATTTATCGGGCATTAAAGCCAGGCGGCAAAGCAGCCATTACGATGCAGCCGCGGGAAGCGGATGCCAGTCCTGAGAAAACCAAATCATTTGGAAGACAGATGATTGCTGACTTTAAAGCAGCCGGCTTCGAAGACATTGATATACAATTTAAGAACATTAAGCCTGAGCTTTCCGTCTGTGCAACTGCAAAGAAGCCCGCCACATAA
- the ydaD gene encoding putative dehydrogenase (Evidence 3: Putative function from multiple computational evidences; PubMedId: 10220166, 11948145, 15805528, 21520290, 28197687; Product type e: enzyme) yields MANYPKELPAQTQSRQPGIESEMNPSPVYEYEDYKGADKLKGKVALITGGDSGIGRAVSVAYAKEGADIAIVYKDEHEDAEETKKRVEQEGVKCLLIAGDVGEEEFCNEAVEKTVKELGGLDILVNNAGEQHPKESIKDITSEQLHRTFKTNFYSQFYLTKKAIDYLKPGSAIINTTSINPYVGNPTLIDYTATKGAINAFTRTMAQALVKDGIRVNAVAPGPIWTPLIPATFPEETVAQFGQDTPMGRPGQPVEHVGCYVLLASDESSYMTGQTLHVNGGNFVTT; encoded by the coding sequence ATGGCAAATTATCCAAAAGAACTGCCGGCACAAACTCAAAGTCGCCAGCCGGGAATTGAAAGCGAAATGAATCCAAGTCCGGTGTATGAGTACGAGGATTATAAAGGAGCAGACAAATTAAAAGGAAAAGTAGCTCTTATTACAGGCGGCGACAGCGGGATCGGACGCGCGGTTTCCGTCGCTTACGCAAAGGAAGGCGCAGACATCGCCATTGTGTATAAGGATGAGCATGAAGACGCTGAGGAGACGAAGAAACGTGTTGAACAAGAAGGCGTAAAATGCCTGCTGATTGCTGGTGACGTAGGTGAAGAGGAATTCTGCAATGAAGCGGTTGAAAAAACGGTCAAGGAACTAGGCGGCCTTGACATCCTTGTCAACAATGCAGGTGAACAGCACCCGAAGGAAAGCATCAAAGATATTACGAGCGAACAGCTTCACCGCACATTCAAAACAAATTTTTATTCTCAATTTTATTTGACTAAAAAAGCAATTGATTACCTGAAACCGGGCAGCGCCATCATCAATACGACATCCATCAACCCGTACGTAGGGAACCCGACACTGATTGATTATACAGCGACAAAAGGGGCGATCAATGCCTTTACAAGAACAATGGCGCAGGCGCTTGTCAAAGACGGCATCCGTGTAAATGCAGTCGCGCCGGGTCCAATTTGGACGCCACTAATCCCAGCTACGTTCCCTGAAGAAACAGTTGCTCAATTTGGGCAAGATACGCCGATGGGCCGTCCTGGACAGCCTGTTGAGCACGTCGGCTGTTATGTGCTTCTGGCATCAGATGAGTCCTCTTACATGACAGGTCAGACCCTGCATGTCAACGGCGGAAACTTTGTGACGACATAA
- the lyxE gene encoding D-lyxose ketol isomerase (Evidence 1a: Function from experimental evidences in the studied strain; PubMedId: 10220166, 15805528, 21421786, 21520290; Product type e: enzyme) encodes MGITKEEVNSYYQKAGIVLTDEEVDQIQLMDYGLGKERKVGLQLFVYVNTDRYCSKELVLFPGQTCPEHRHPPVDGQEGKQETFRCRYGKVYLYVEGEKTPLPKVLPPQEDREHYTVWHEIELEPGGQYTIPPNTKHWFQAGEEGAVVTEMSSTSTDKHDIFTDPRI; translated from the coding sequence ATGGGCATCACGAAAGAAGAAGTGAACAGCTACTATCAAAAAGCAGGGATTGTATTAACGGACGAGGAAGTAGACCAAATCCAGCTGATGGATTACGGCTTAGGAAAAGAAAGAAAAGTCGGGCTCCAGCTCTTCGTCTACGTCAATACAGACCGTTATTGTTCAAAGGAATTGGTGCTGTTTCCGGGACAGACTTGCCCGGAACACCGCCATCCACCGGTCGACGGCCAGGAAGGCAAGCAGGAGACCTTCCGCTGCCGCTACGGAAAAGTGTATCTTTACGTAGAAGGAGAAAAAACGCCGCTTCCAAAAGTTCTCCCTCCTCAGGAAGACAGAGAACACTATACGGTCTGGCACGAAATTGAGCTAGAACCGGGCGGGCAATACACGATTCCACCAAACACAAAGCATTGGTTCCAGGCCGGGGAAGAAGGTGCCGTCGTGACGGAAATGTCATCGACGAGCACGGATAAACATGATATCTTTACCGATCCAAGAATATAA